The following nucleotide sequence is from Austwickia chelonae.
CCTGACCAGGAGGCCTGTTCAATCTTCGGGATGCTTGCTGACCCGAGGGTTGAGCAAGCATTCCAAGGCGATCTCCGACTCGGGGTTGGTGACGATCATCAGCTCGTCGCCGGCCTCGAGGAGATCGTCAGGGGAGGGCGCGATAGCGCGCTGCTCCCGCACGATGCAGGTCAGGACGGTGTTATCCGGCCAAAGGACGTCTCCGACGAGCCTGCCTGCCCAGGGTGAGTCCTCGGGGAGCGTGAGCTCGACGAGGGTCGATCCGCTCTGTTGGAACTCGAAGATCCTCACCAGGTTCCCGATGCTGACGGCTTCTTCGACCAGGGCGGTCATCAGCCGGGGCGTGGAGACGGCGACGTCGACTCCCCACCCTTCGTCGAAGAGC
It contains:
- a CDS encoding potassium channel family protein, with translation MRVVIAGAGSVGRSIAQELINNGHEVLLIDHNSAEVQPSRVVDASWLLADACEISALHEAGLESCEVVVAATGDDKANLVVSLLAKTEFGVPRTVARVNNPKNEWLFDEGWGVDVAVSTPRLMTALVEEAVSIGNLVRIFEFQQSGSTLVELTLPEDSPWAGRLVGDVLWPDNTVLTCIVREQRAIAPSPDDLLEAGDELMIVTNPESEIALECLLNPRVSKHPED